A genome region from Brassica oleracea var. oleracea cultivar TO1000 chromosome C2, BOL, whole genome shotgun sequence includes the following:
- the LOC106323798 gene encoding probable galacturonosyltransferase 11, translating into MATSSVLIANLNVLRCNVTVYKTPNLKGAAIEIRSVEEFSWLNASYSPVVKQLLDTDSRAYYFGDQETNSEPKARNPKYLSLLNHLRFYIPEIYPQLEKIVFLDDDVVVQKDLTPLFSLDLHGNVNGAVETCLEAFHRYYKYLNFSDPLISSKFDPQACGWAFGMNVFDLIAWRKANVTGRYHYWQGKNRERTLWKLGTLPPGLLAFYGLTEPLDRRWHVLGLGYDVNIDNRLIETAAVIHYNGNMKPWLKIGIGRYKPFWLKFLNSSHPYLQDCVTA; encoded by the coding sequence AAAACCCCAAACCTCAAGGGCGCAGCGATAGAGATCAGAAGCGTGGAAGAGTTCTCTTGGCTGAACGCTTCTTACTCTCCCGTTGTTAAGCAGCTGCTGGATACAGACTCGAGAGCTTACTACTTCGGGGACCAAGAAACAAACTCTGAGCCAAAAGCGAGGAACCCGAAGTACTTGTCATTACTAAACCACCTCAGATTCTACATTCCCGAGATCTATCCTCAGCTGGAAAAGATCGTTTTCCTAGACGACGACGTTGTTGTTCAGAAAGATTTGACTCCACTCTTCTCCTTAGACCTTCACGGAAACGTCAACGGAGCCGTGGAGACGTGTCTTGAAGCCTTTCACCGTTATTACAAGTACCTAAACTTCTCTGACCCTCTCATCAGCTCAAAGTTCGATCCGCAAGCGTGCGGATGGGCCTTTGGTATGAACGTTTTCGATCTCATAGCGTGGAGGAAAGCGAACGTGACTGGTAGGTACCATTACTGGCAAGGGAAGAACAGAGAGAGAACGCTTTGGAAGCTAGGGACTCTTCCTCCGGGTCTGTTGGCTTTCTATGGTCTCACCGAGCCGCTAGACAGAAGATGGCATGTCTTGGGGTTAGGCTACGATGTCAACATTGATAACCGTTTGATAGAAACCGCGGCTGTGATTCATTATAATGGCAACATGAAGCCTTGGCTAAAGATTGGTATTGGTAGGTATAAACCTTTTTGGTTGAAGTTTTTGAACTCTAGCCATCCTTATTTACAAGATTGTGTCACAGCTTAG